Within the Populus trichocarpa isolate Nisqually-1 chromosome 14, P.trichocarpa_v4.1, whole genome shotgun sequence genome, the region ATCTCAACGGAAGTCCTTAGATTCTAAATTTTGGTCTTGAAAAGCAAGTGGAACTTGTGTTTGCTCGATGCAGAAAGGTTGGATGCCAAAATTTGTGATTGCGAGCATGCAacagtttgttttctttttccacgCAAACATGTGTAATTTGATCTTATGTAGATCAGAAGTAGGAGGATCGAACAAGGCTTGTTATGTTTCTCAAGAATCATGACCAGGCGAAATACTACTGCACTTCAACCTGCACACTGTTCTTTAGACGTGGtgattgtaaattttttttactttctataaaattaaccCATTGGGAATTGAATCAGCCAATTGTGTAGGACAGATCATAAGTTCATAACCATTATCTTGTGGTAAATCATACGTGGCCTCTTTTGATTTACACTAGCTTTATTTAATAACCATTCTAAAattataaggatgaaattagataatttatttaattgaaatagagttgaataaaaagaaaagatgaactaattaaaataaacaattttttttgcaaaaaccaATTTAAGGTGATTCAGGCCTTTCAAGTAAACATCAACTCATATCTACTCATATGTctcttattagatttttttttttcttacctttatttttcttgtctgAACGTAGATACTCTCTATCCCCTTAAATTAGGACTAATTAGATAGATCAAGAACCATTACATATTTGATGTTTGCATAGAATTAAAACTCATCATGTAATTATCtatgtttcttatttttatacctTTATGTTACAGATATATAGGCAAAGGGGCTACCCTATAGCGCTCCAATTTTTCTTGATTGAGTGAAAATTGTACTCTACAGACAAAGGGTATTATAAATTCAGTTGACAGAACTCTAAGAATCAAACGTTTTTGTTTATTATCCAAAAACATAGGGACACTTCTACAAAACATATCCTTCCATCATCATTTCCCCGATAAGGTTGTTATTTGGTTTGTTGCGTGCATGATATCGTGATATTAGCTTGAATTTTGTCCATCTCTTCCCGTGAGATGGTCTCACCCTGTCTAGTTTTgccccataatttttttttttaaatgcgcTTTAAAGTGATTCTCCaaactgtttttaaaaataattttaaattaatatttttaatgtagtaatattaaaaataaaaaatattattttaatatattttctaaaaaaaaaacatttgtacaACTGACTGTTGTCTTGGTGGGTGCTCTATTTGGTTCTTCTAAGCTGGGTTCCTACTTTTTGTGGGCCTGGTTTCTACTTATATTTGGGCCCAACTAGTTTCTCATCAGGCTTAATCCAGATGTATTTCCCTAGCTCTATTGGGCCTAGTGCCTTTGTACTTGGACTCGAAGCTTTATACAGCCCGCTTCAGAAGATTTTCCTGGATAAAATATCAAACTGGTTTTCAACTATTTCCACTCCATTCTCTAATTTCTACACTGGAGAGTGAAGAAACAGTGTGAGCGAAAGACGCAACCAGGCGACACGTAtaacaaccccccccccccccccggggGCCATTTCTCATCATCATCGAGCTCACCTAAAAAATTTCGAAAAAAATATGGATCAGGTCCTCCCGATTGCTCTTATCTCGGTCCTTCTCGGTACTGCAATTGCTCTTATCTTCTTTAAAAACTACTTTCTCAAAAGAAAATCCGAAATTGGATCCATCGCGAAACCCGAAATCCATCCGGATCCTCTTAGAAAACCTCCTAAACCTACTCATCAATCCAAAAAGTCTCACTCTCATGCCTCTTCTGATAAGGTAaagtaaatgatgaatttgaatttgacatTCTTATTTTTCGAGTTTTTACTGTCTTGATTGCGAAATGTGCAGGATCATAACAAGAAACATCATCCGTTGGATTTGAATACTTTGAAAGGTCACGGTGATTCAGTTACGGGCCTGTGTTTCTCTTATGATGGACGCAGTTTGGCTACCGGTAAGTAAATGTGCGATATTGTTAGATATTTATGGATgatcaattttagaaatttttacTGAGTCGGCTGATTatgtcctttttatttattattttgtgaaaaaaaaacagcttgtGCAGATGGAGTGGTGAGGGTGTTCAAGTTAGATGATGCTTCGAGTAAAAGTTTCAAGTACGAACCTgaagcttttctttttcagaTTATGTAATCAGTCTTTAAATTGGTgatgctaggtttttttttttttttttttagtgctgATAGTTTATTTGTAGGTTTTTGAGAATTAATGTGCCGGCTGGAGGTCACCCGGTTGCAGTGGCGTTTTCTGATGACGCGTCATCTGTCGTGTTGGCGTCGCACACACTGTCTGGTTCGTCCTTATATATGTGGGGAGAGGAAAAGGTCAAAGATTCTAATGACTCTAAGCAGCAACCAAAGCTTCCGCTCCCAGAAATCAAATGGGAACATCACAAAATTCATGAGAAAAAGGTGGTTTTGACCCTGGTTGGAACTGCTTCAACTTATGGCAATGGCGACGGAAGTACAATTGTGGCCTCTTGTTCGGAAGGTATGTGCTGatctttttcctgggttagaTATCGTATCCTATGTgttctaataatatttaaatgggCATGGATGGGTTGATGATATAAATGTTCTGGCTTACTATTGGAATGGTATGAATACTGGGATCCATATGTTTGCTAACCTTGTTAGACTAGGAAATGATGCCTAAAATTTGGACAAGGGCTGCAAACTAAGTGATTATAGAATAGGTATGGTTTTTAAGCATGTCTCAGATGTGGAGTCTTTGCATATGAGACTGGAtggttagataaaatttaatggtCAGGAAAAGACACAATTATCAGATATTTGACTTTAATGGTTTCTGACTTTGTTTTGGATTTGTAATGTTTGgaacaaattttattcttttgcctTACACATTGAAAACTGTTCCATCCATCCATAATTTAACCTTAATTGTCCATCACTTGCATATCACATGGTTTCAGAAATGACACTCCATGATTTTATCATGAATGTAACCAACACTTTCCAAAACTGTGGATTTCTGTCTGATTAGCtgccttaaaaatatattaattaaggaCGCGGGACAGCGCTGACATCTGTGCATGGGTGTGGATTCTGGTGACCAAGCCACTACTAAGACAACAtgatattgtgattttttttaattacatgatagCCACCGGAAATCATCATTACTCTTAAGGAATAACCTGTTGAAtttgtgattttaaattatcaaactGATATTACCTGGAGCAGAAAAACCCAACCTCTTCCATTCATACTTctgttgtaattgtttttctttcttgggtTTCAGAAAGCAATGCTGATTGTATTTTCTATGCTACTTTCCAggtactgatatcaaaatttGGCATGGAAAGACAGGAAAGAATTTGGGGACTGTCGAtacaaatcaattgaaaaacacaATGGCTGCTATATCACCAAATGGACGTTTCATTGCTGCTGCAGCTTTTACTGCAGATGTGAAGGTGAATATCTCTGATTACTGGCAAAAGCATTTTGTTTGGACTCTGTCAGATATACCCCTAGTTTgtgcaaaacaaaagaaactcatTCACACAATGCACCATATGATGTGACTCTTGATAAAGTGGATGGTGTTGAAGATTCTCAGGCATAGAATCTAACATCCCCTGTGACACTCATGGTACTTtccaaaaacaatttagttAACTCATTTGTGCGCAGTCAGTTGAGTTCATTTTTATTGCtgcaaggtattttttttttttttttataaccttaaGAAGCTATTAGTTTAGGCTTGTTTACAAGTTTGCTTATGAGTCAATATATCAGGTCACATCAAGAGATTTATCTTCCCTCTAATGaattaaaacaacattgttaTTGGTCACCACATATGGATCAAGTCTATTATCTTCATTTGCAACTGCTATACAAAAGTTATTTTGAGAGGCCTGGATCATAATAGCAagctttaaatttaatattctgGTAGCATTTGAATATTGAATTGCTATGgtggttttaaatttctttgtcAGGTATGGGAGATTGTGTATTCAAAGGATGGTTCTGTCAAGGAGGTTCCAAAAGTCATGCAACTTAAAGGGCACAGGGTATGTACTCTACTCAATATTGACATCTGTTATTTCATCCACATCTCGTTCAAGCTTTGCTGTCTTTGTCTATCTTTTTTCCCTGTGCTCCAAATTCCCtcattctttattttgtttgtgagcTTCATGGATATGTCTGTAATATTTCTCTAGTCAATGATTGGATTAATGCTGAATTTTTTGAAGTGGATGTGCATTGAGTAGTAAAAATATGTTAGTAACAGTGATTAAATTATTGTCTGATATGATGCCATAAATGTTTATCCTTGTAGATATATTCAATCTGTCTCTGGTTGTTGATATTGATTCTCGTCTAAATGGAATGATctcttttatcatattttagcCTTATCATTTGAACTATATTGCACTTCTGGAgttgttgttattttgtttCTCACCTCAGAATATGCTCATATATAGCTTGGATATGCTACTGTTTCTCATCTCaagttaaatttgattttcagaGTGCAGTAACATGGTTATGCTTCACTCCAGACTCGGAGCAAATCATCACAGCCTCCAAAGATGGTTCAATAAGAATATGGAACATCAATGGTATGTcctttaataaatatttctctCTGTGCTTGAATTATGGAACATCAATGGTATGTCCTTTAATAGATATTTCTCTATGTGCTTGAATTAGGACTACCttagaaaagttgaaaaaataggGCAGTGCAATTATTAGTATAGGAGGGTAAGGGCTTCtcaatttttggatttaatgtcCAGAATTGAGACAAGGCATGATTTCCAGGGAATGATTGGAAACCAAAGAGCATTATGAACTAGCATTTCAGGCTGAGCATACATTATCTTTAGATGTCATGTCAGTTTTATCTAAAATAGCACTCCATTGTGCAGAATCTATAGAATGACTAATCTCTGAACACCATTCCAGTTTTGTCAACAACAAGAATTGCTTCCcgcttcaatattttattgaagttCTTGTAAAGTATCTAAGCTAATATTTACCCCCTCTATATCAAGCATTCAACATGTATATCATCCATTATCTTACAGTCCAAACTGGCACCACGATGACTGGAATGTGTTTGTTGGGTTGTTTTCATCTGTGGATCAAGAGAAGTTCACCTCTATGCTGAATGTCATGCCTTTAAGCATGCTCCTTTTGTCATGGTCTGCAAGTATGAAAATTGATCCTTGGGCGATCTAGTAGATGATTTCAATCTACAGATCATCTGTCCTTTTCATGCTCTAGCAGGATTTTTGCTCTTCTTGTTGCTGTGAATATACCAAAAGGTTTTATAGTATTCTTGAATACATTGAGGTTCATGACTACGTTGcaactttttaaaaagtaaaatctgTGGTGTCATGGACTGTTTCTCTGTAGCTGCCTCTAAAGAAAACGAAAATGGGAGACTGGTATCATGCTATGAGAACATAACGCATGTCTAATTTTTTGAGTTCTGGAATAGATTTGTGGGTTTCTAATTTTTCACTTTGACATACATTTTGCAATGTATTTGTGTGGCTTTTTTGTGTTGGTTATTATATGATTAAGATCATACTGAGGAgttctcttttatttccttcAAGTTCGTTATCATCTTGATGAGGATCCAAAGACTTTAAAGGTGTTTCCGATTCCACTTCATGATTCAAATGGTGGAACTTTGCATTATGATCGTCTCAGTTTATCCCCTGATGGAAGGATATTGGTTGCAACCCATGGTTCGATGCTGCAGTGGTTATGTGTTGAAACTGGAAAGGTTTTGGACACAGCTGACAGAGCCCATGATGGTATGCTTTTGGTTCCATTTCTGTGACTTTATTTTAGTATGTTTTTCTGCAGAGTGGTTGAAAATGTAAGAACATCATGAAAATGTAAGAATATCATATTCCTTTCCTAAATATATCTATTTTCTTGGCATGAGTAATCGGCAATGGATACTGTGATTGAGATCTTGATGCAATGGCAGATTTGTCTCCAGTGCCCAAAAATCTTGCTTTCATATGGAAATCTGATTTTATATTCTCAACAACATTTGTTTTGAGAAATTGGACAAATGAATTCATTTGAGTTAAATTGTTATTGAAGTTGTTTTTTCTCAATGTATTGCTAGTAGTTCCACTCTAATTGTTGATCATGAAAATGGTTTCATTATTATGTATTGATTTACTACTGAGGTTCCACTTTCTCGAAACTGCTGCCTACTTTTTTCAACGAGTCAGACTTGGCATGTTTTGTAGCAAATAAGCATGGGGTAATCTCTTGGTGAATATTATACTAATGCTAGTTTATCATGCAGGTGACATCACATGGATTGCTTGGGCGCCGAAGCCTATTCCAACAGGTGcttattaaacaaaaatggtTTAACATTTGTggcttttctgttaattttttcattaccTTATGCTATgtatatctttttgttttttttttttttgcttttctttatgGGAGTATCTCCAGGAAGGAATAAGAAAGGTTTGAGAGTTAGGAAATAGTTCCAATGATTCCTTGACCACCATGATTTATAACCACTTGTTGTTCTCCAGGTGATGGACAAACGTCCATTTTGGCCACAGCCAGTGTTGACAAGAAAGTGAAGTTATGGGCAGCTCCACCACTCCGATCAGCATAATGGATTCCACTGATAGATATAAAGCATATACAGGGAGTTCTTGACCTGACGTTCTCATTGATTAGCCATAGCCTCCTGAGTTGCAGTATAATCCGCTCAGGTTCATTTGCACCAATCACTTAAAAGAGAGTCGAATAGAGCAAACCTTCCAGCTGAGTGGCTGGACGCGGCACACAGGACAagtatgaaattttaaattgagaaaaactaATCGTTGTATGGCTAAGGTAGCCTGATCTGACTGAAAAGTTTTGGTGACCAAATGTTCCATAAGAAATAGAtgatggttttggttttggatgCATGATTCTCATGTGGCACTTAATCAATCAATAGACAATAGTATCCTCGACGGAAAAAACTGGGGATCAAAATGCAACTACATTTGCAAGTGGATCGAGCTCTCGCCCTTGTAAGTTGTAACCTGCCTGCTTCCGCTCTTAGACTGGGttttttgaagcaaaaaagACAGAGAGCGCCCACCGTGGGGCTCGAACCCACGACCACAAGGTTAAGAGCCTTGCGCTCTACCAACTGAGCTAGACGGGCTTGTGAGGGTGCTTTGGGTTTCTTCATATAAATTTAGGGCATAcgtaaatttataataattcaacaaATAATATCCTGTTGGGAAGGTGTCGAGTTTTGGATAGGTGGATGTAAAAAAGGTAGAGAAGATGTCCTGCGAGCACATGAATATCattctaaacattttttttaaaaaaagccaGGAGTACTTGAATTCATCGATTGATTTTATGTGATCCAGGATTCACGAATTTCCTTTATCGGGGGCATTGAATTCATCAATTGATTTATGCGATCAAGAATCACCCATCATTTACGAATTTCCTTTATTGTGGGCGCAGGCAGCAAGGGCAGAGGATATGATCAGTCCCGCTGCTTCTATGATTAATGCTGGAAAcctaaaagataaaatgaaaataaaaaaaaaattgaatgttttttccTCCCGGATCTCTATTCATCGGGGAGGAATTTAATTACCTTGCCAGAGTTTTTTTCACAGTAATGGCCAAAAGCTAGATAATAA harbors:
- the LOC7488900 gene encoding uncharacterized protein LOC7488900 — its product is MDQVLPIALISVLLGTAIALIFFKNYFLKRKSEIGSIAKPEIHPDPLRKPPKPTHQSKKSHSHASSDKDHNKKHHPLDLNTLKGHGDSVTGLCFSYDGRSLATACADGVVRVFKLDDASSKSFKFLRINVPAGGHPVAVAFSDDASSVVLASHTLSGSSLYMWGEEKVKDSNDSKQQPKLPLPEIKWEHHKIHEKKVVLTLVGTASTYGNGDGSTIVASCSEGTDIKIWHGKTGKNLGTVDTNQLKNTMAAISPNGRFIAAAAFTADVKVWEIVYSKDGSVKEVPKVMQLKGHRSAVTWLCFTPDSEQIITASKDGSIRIWNINVRYHLDEDPKTLKVFPIPLHDSNGGTLHYDRLSLSPDGRILVATHGSMLQWLCVETGKVLDTADRAHDGDITWIAWAPKPIPTGDGQTSILATASVDKKVKLWAAPPLRSA